The genomic segment TTTCTGCTGTACCTATTGCATTTAGCTTTCCTTGAACTGATATTGTATGTCTATTATTATTACTCTTTATTACAACCCCAGGCTCAACTGTTAGTATTTTCCCGGTTGATACACTAATCGAACTACTCATATAATACATTCCACTGGTTATTGTTAAATCGATTGTTGGCGTTCCCTCTATTACAACACTGTCATAAGGAACTCCTCCATTAGTATTTCCTATGTAGGTATTATTTTCTATGTTTCCAAATATGGACGATTTCAATCCCCCAAGTGGAACAGATATAGGATATCCAGTGTTACTTGTTATTGTATTTCCCCGAACACTCAGGTTTCCTGTACCATAGCTCTTTACATAAATAGCTGATGATCCGTTTCCTGTTATTGTATTGTTCTCTATTGTCATTGCTCCTGTTGTTGTGTTGTATACATATATTCCAGTTTGCTTGGAATTCTCTATCCTACTATGCTTTATCGATACATCTGTTGTTGGATTAAAGTATACTCCGTAGCAGTATGAGTTGGCTATTTCTGAATTGGTAAGTGTTAGCTTGCCTGATACATTCAATGCACTATTATTATTTGAATAAGCAGCACCATACCTTATTTTGACATAATCTCCTACTAATTCTCCTGTTCCTGATATGCTTATACCATCCCAATAATCACTTGATGAGCCTGTTACTCCACTTCCCCCATATGCTGAATCCTTCATACTTGTAAATACTATAGGGCTTTCTGCTGTACCTATTGCATTTAGCTTTCCTTGAACTGATATTGTATGTCTATTATTATTACTCTTTATTACAACCCCAGGCTCAACTGTAAGCGTAACACCTGCAGAAATCGTTATACTACCCTGCAAAATGTACGGACTGTTTGCAGCTGTCCATGTAGTATTCTGGTTTATTGTTCCACTAGCATTAGTGCTTACTAAAGTAGTCTTTGAAACTTCATTGCTCCATTGGCTAAAAGCATCTTGATTCTTTGCTTTAATTCTGACCTTATAAAGTGTATTAGGTATCAAGCCACTTACAACACAGTTATTCATAGCAACATTCTTTTCCACAACTCCATTTACTTCAACATCATAATTTATTGCATTAACCACATTATCCCAATTCAATGTTATTGTAGTAGTGGTTACTGACATTGCTACATTAACAGGAGTGCCTAGATTAGTAAATACATTAGATTGCTCACTCCAGTTACTATTATTATTTGAACTATTAGCCCTAATCTTATAGGAATGTTGTGTTCCTGGTAATAAATTAGCAAAAGTATATGCAGTATCTGTTATATTAGTGATAATCTGATTGTCCATTTCAATATCATAGCTTGCTGCATCATTGACGTAAGACCAGTTTACTGTCAAAGTTGTATCCGTTGTATTAGTTGTAATGTTCCTTGGAGTATTTAGTAAAGTATATGTTGTAAATTCAGGTGACCAATCGCTACATCCAGCTTGATTAACCGATCTTATTTTTATACTATGTGATGTGTTTGGCATTAAGTTGTTAAAAGTATAGCTTATATCATTAATATTAATTAAATTATTATCAAATAAGACTTCATAACTGTTAGCACCAGATGAGCTATCCCAAGTTACATTTATTGTATTTTCACTTGGAGTTATTATTAGATTTTCTGGAACTGACGGATAAGCAGGGAGAAATAAGATGTTGCTTGCTTGAGATATATTTCCAGCAGCATCTTTACCTTTTACTGTTATATTATAATCAGTAGTTGGAGATAAATTAGTTAATGAAAATGAATTTATACCGTTGGTAAAACCAATTTGATTTGATCCATCAAATACTAGATATTCTGTAACTCCAACATTATCTATCGAAGAATCCCAAGTTATTTCTACTGTAGTTGATGTTCTAGAACTAGTTCTCAAGTTCTGAGGATTTGATGGAGCTTGTATATCATTTGTAGTTACGTATATTGCATCACTTGCATCTGACAAGTTTCCTGCAGTGTCTTTGGCTATAAT from the Pseudobacteroides sp. genome contains:
- a CDS encoding fibronectin type III domain-containing protein → MEVKNRCIAILLVLLLLFQSIVLDNFWPANIKVVFAEQTQATELPSSTPIDTLTETPTVLQTNTPTTIINEVYQTPLPTDLLIPTELQLTNIPSITQQPTNAYTNTPTNTLKPTDLATPEVTATINPTSTPDLTSTTEIDTQPPSVPTGLFVFSKTDTKVNLSWTDSTDNFGIEQYIILRDNIEIGLAINNNFTDSGLENGKTYEYRIIAKDTAGNLSDASDAIYVTTNDIQAPSNPQNLRTSSRTSTTVEITWDSSIDNVGVTEYLVFDGSNQIGFTNGINSFSLTNLSPTTDYNITVKGKDAAGNISQASNILFLPAYPSVPENLIITPSENTINVTWDSSSGANSYEVLFDNNLININDISYTFNNLMPNTSHSIKIRSVNQAGCSDWSPEFTTYTLLNTPRNITTNTTDTTLTVNWSYVNDAASYDIEMDNQIITNITDTAYTFANLLPGTQHSYKIRANSSNNNSNWSEQSNVFTNLGTPVNVAMSVTTTTITLNWDNVVNAINYDVEVNGVVEKNVAMNNCVVSGLIPNTLYKVRIKAKNQDAFSQWSNEVSKTTLVSTNASGTINQNTTWTAANSPYILQGSITISAGVTLTVEPGVVIKSNNNRHTISVQGKLNAIGTAESPIVFTSMKDSAYGGSGVTGSSSDYWDGISISGTGELVGDYVKIRYGAAYSNNNSALNVSGKLTLTNSEIANSYCYGVYFNPTTDVSIKHSRIENSKQTGIYVYNTTTGAMTIENNTITGNGSSAIYVKSYGTGNLSVRGNTITSNTGYPISVPLGGLKSSIFGNIENNTYIGNTNGGVPYDSVVIEGTPTIDLTITSGMYYMSSSISVSTGKILTVEPGVVIKSNNNRHTISVQGKLNAIGTAE